The Desulfovibrio psychrotolerans genome includes the window TGCACACCTTGCGGATGAACTCCATGCCGTCCACTTCCGGCATGCGCAGGTCCACGAGCACAATATCCGGCATGTCGGCACGCAACGCAGCCAGACCTGCACGGCCGTTTTCCGCCGTGGTAACCACGCTGCCGCAATCTTCCAGATACACCCGCATGTTATCGCGGATAGCAGGGTCGTCATCCACAGCGAGTACACGCACATTGACAAGAGACGCCAGTTTCACAGCCCCTTCCCCCCCTTTGGCTCCGCCGGTTTCTCAAGAGGCGAAAAAACGCAGCGCACCCGCGTGGCGGGAAACTGCTCGGGTATGGCACAGGCATGCACGGCAGCCCATGCCTGCTCCGCATCGGCGGCAACGGCAAGCCGCAGGGTTGTTCCCTCAGGCAGTTCGCCCGCACGGCTGCTCTCCAGCAATGACTGAAGGACCGGACGATCTTCCGGCACAACAAGCAGGTGCAGACCGAACCCGGCCATGTGATCATCGCCCGCAAGACCCAACGGTAGAGCGCCCCACGCCCCGGCGGCAACAGCCAGCCTGCGGGCGCAACTGTTTGCATACACCACCCCGCCGTCTCCGGCCACGTCAAATACCGCCACAGGCAGCGACTCCAGCGCCTCGCGGGGTTCACGTTCCCCCTGCCGGACAAGCCGGTACAGTTCAAAGCTCTCTATGGCATTGGCGCAGTGCTTGAGCACGATGGACAAAAGAGACAGAAGAATGCCGGAAAGATTCCGCTCCCCTTTTGGCATAAGTCCCACAAACATGCCCCGTGTGCGCGACGTGGTGGCAAGCACGTGCAACACCAGACGGTACCGGTTGTCGCGGGAGTAAACGGTAATGGGCCTGTTTTCACGCACCGCAAGGGAGAACACGCCGTTGTCGATGAGCTGCCGCACCTCTGCTTCCAGTTCGTCCGCAAAGTCAGAAGGTCTGCACAGGGAGAGAACAAAGTCCGAACTGGCTTCGTCCACAAGATAGAAGGCCGATACCGGAAAATGGACAAGCTCGCCTATGCGCAAAATGGTTTCTTCCAGCAGTGCCGTGGGCTCGTGCAGCTTGTTGATACTGGTCTGAAAATCACCAAGGGTGGACGCCATTTCCAGCACATCCAGCGTGAAGCGGGCCTGCTCCTCAAGGTGCCGGAGACGCTGCTCCAGGCTATGATTTCCCGACAGGGAAAAAGATGATGTGTCAGCCATCGACTTCCATTAAGCGTACAATTTCCGCGACCTGATAGTCCATCTGAACAGCCGTCTGCCACAGCAGGCTCACGGGCAGGCCCAATGCCTCCCATGCCGCAGGGTCCAGCACGGGCACAAGCCTCTCGCCGCTTGTTCCCATTTCCAGCGCATTGGCAAGCACATCCGCCACGCTCATCAACGCCGCCTCAAGCGTATTGTGCGCCATGCCGGGCAGGTGATGATACCGCACATTCTTCTCCAGCGAAACAGGGCACTTCCATGCCTTGAGCAACATGCCTGCCAGCCGGTCATGGGTGAACCCCACCACCTCTTTTTCGCACTGGTGCACAAGGCTTCCCCGTTGCTGCGCCACATACAGCAGATGGGAGGCGTGGTCCGGCAGCCTTTTGTAGATTACCAACCTTCCTATATCATGCAGAATGCCCGCCACAAAGAACCTTTCCGTATTGGGCGCACGATGATGGCTTGCCAGTATACGCGCAGCCACTCCGCAGGCAATGGAATGCTCCCAGAAATGGCGCATGCTTACCAGCGCATGGGGAACACCCTTGAACGAGGAAATGACGGAAACCCCCATGGCCAGAGAAACCAGCTGGTTGCTGCCGATAATGGCTGTAGCCCGCGAAATGGTGTCTATACGCGCCCGAAGGCCGTAGAACGGGCTGTTTACTATCCGCAGCAGTCGCGCGGCAAGGTCGGTATCGTTGGCTATTACCTCCGCCACATCGGTTGCGGAACTGCGGGAGTCGTTTACCACCTCCACCAGCTTGTGGAATACGGACGGCAGGGAGCCGAGCTTCATATCCTCCTGCATCAGCGCCTGCGCTTCCACCGGGGCAGGCTGCGGTATGCCGGGCTTGGGCACTACAGGCTCATCCAGAACCCCGAGCGGATTGTCTGCCCCTTCCGCCTGCCGCTCCGCCACGCGGCGGGCAAGGCGCATGGTGCACAGGCGCATCAGCTCCTGCACCACGGGCAACGCTTCGTCGTTATGGCGAAAACGCTCTGCCGTGCGATGCCGGGCCGCCTCGTACACTTCCGGCGAAATCTCGTCAGGCAATCCGGCTTCTTCCCCGTCCTGCCCGGCACCGTCCACCTGCGCCTCGGTCACGCCCCAAATCTTCATTACGCGCAGTGACTGTTCAGTCAGAAGCTCTCCGCCGGAAAGCAGTTTTCTTCCGTTCCTGTCCATCACATCGGCCGTGAGGCGCATACCCGCCTTAAGAGCTGCCAGAGAGAGAGTGCCCATCATCCTCCTGCGCTTCCGCGCATCATTCGTTCCTGTTCTGCCGCCGCATGCGACACTACACTCCTTACAAAGAATACCGCCCTGCGGCAACGCGTTTTGCCGGCACGACAGAATTTTATCGTCATGCGATACCCTCCCTGCTGCCGGAACGCGACACTTGCCGCCCTTCCCCTCGCCAAGGGATTCTGCTATCCAGTGTCTGCAATGCGGCACCACGGTGCCCACATCCGCAACAACCCATACCCATGCCGGATATCCGCATCATGAACGCGCTGGACATAACCTTCATCGTCATCACCGGCTTTTTTCTCATCCGGGGGCTCTTCAGGGGGCTTATCACAGAAATGGGCGCCATTGTCGGCGTTATCGGGGGCTTTCTGGCCGCCAATGCATACTACGCCCAAGCCGCACCCTATGTAAGCACCGTCATTGCAGACAGCGCATGGGCGGGCATTGCGGCCTACGCGGGCATTTTCATAGGCGTTATCATCGGCACGTCCCTTCTTGCGGCCATTCTGCACAAGCTCATAGGGGCTACACCGGCCGCCTGGCTGGACCATTTTTCGGGTCTGCTGCTGGGAGGCGTGAAAGGTGTGCTCATCTGCACCGTGCTGCTGGCCTGCATAACCTATTTTATGCCAAACGCCGACTTTGTGTACAATTCGCAAACCGCCCCCTACCTGCAGCAGACAACCGCCTTTCTGCGTCAATTCATGCCGGAGCGCCTGTACTGAACGCCGCCGAACCGGACGGCTGCCATACGCGACCCTCTTCTTTCCACATTCTTTCTACGGAAGCACACATGAACAAGACCACCCTGCCGGAAGCAGTAACAGCCCTGCAAAACGTCATCGAAAAACTCATCGGGCCGGATGGCTGCCCGTGGGACAAGGAACAGACACCGCAGTCGCTGTGCGACTACTTGCTGGAAGAAACCTTTGAACTGGTAGACGCCATCCGCGCCGGAAAAATTGTGGATGTGCGTGAGGAACTGGGCGATGTGATGTTTCTCATGCTGTTCATCAGCCGCCTGTATGAATGTCAGGGCTTCTCCCTTTCCGACTCCATAAACGAAAACGCGGCCAAAATGATCCGCCGCCACCCCCACGTATTTGATGACGCCAGCGTAAGCAGCGTGGCGGACGTATGGGCCAACTGGGAACGCATTAAGCGCTCGGAAAAAAAGGTGGGAGAGGAGAACGCCCCCCAGCGGCCCAAGGGCACCTTTGACAGCCTGCCCAAGGGCCTGCCGCCGCTTCTCAAAGCCTACAGGCTTAATTCCAAGGCTGCCCGCATCGGCTTCACATGGCCCGATGACGCGGGAGTGGAACGCCAGCTGGATGCCGAATGGCAGGAATTTCGCGATACCTGCGCAAGCGGCGATACGCAGGCGCAGGAAAGGGAATTCGGCGACATTCTCTTCACCATGGTGGAATTCGGCAGACGCAAGGGGCTTAAGGCCAATGCCGCGCTGAACATGACCAACCTGAAATTCCTTGAGCGGTTCGAACGCATGGAGGCGCTGGCGCGGGAAAGAGGGCTCCAGTTTGCAGACCTTTCCTTCGAGGCGATGGATGCCTTGTGGAACGAGGTAAAAATTGAATCGGCGGACCCCGCCCGCACATCCCCGCAGGGTCCGGCCAGCTAAGAGACAGGGAGCACGCACGTGCCGCGCAGCCGCTTGCCGCACACAACCGCCGTCAGGGGACACACCCTGCACAGTGCCACGCCGGGAAAGGCCGTGCCGAAACTCCACGGCGAAACGCGGGATACGGCAAGCACTGTTGCCGAAACCACTGGCCTTCCGGCTGCGGGAACAATCAGGCCGCATGTGCGGACGGTGCTGCACCTGCTGCTAGAATGGGCGCAGGCAGAGCGGACACCGGGTACGGACGGCCTGCGCTATGCACAGACATCTCTGGGCGGGGATGACCCGGATACGCTACGCGCCGTGCTGTGCCCGGACCACCCGGACCACGAAACCTTTGTTGAACTTCTGCTTTTTCCCGATACGGTGCTGCACGCAAAGCTGGACACCGTGCTCACGCCCGCCAGTTCACAAGAAGATTGTCAGGGAGACTCGCGGGGCGACTTCCGGGACGACTCACAGGCCGTTTCACGGCGCGATTCACAGGGCGGTTCACCAAGTGCATCGCAACACGCTTCAGGAACACCGGGAGACAGTTGCGGCCCCCTGCTGCCCCACGAAGCCCGGTACCTGACCACGGTGCTGGAGTCCCATCCGCGCACGGGCACGCTTCTGCTGGACAATGGCTCCAAGGTGCCGTTCGGGATTCCGGGCAACCTGTGGAAAACCATTGTCCCGCGCCTGCGCCTTTGCGCGGTCATTCCGCACGAAGTGCTGAACACCATCCACCGGGTACTGCCGCCGCCCGTTGCACGCCACGCCCGCATCCGCCTGCGGGCGGCGCGTTACGGTTGCCCTGCACTCCTGCTGCGCTTTCTGGAGCGGTATCCCGCTTCCGACCCGGCGTATACGGAAGTGCTGGATTTCTGGCTGCACATTCTTTCCACACTGCCCCAAGATGCAGACCCGCAGGCTGTTCTGCTCCGCCGGTATCGCAGACTGGAAAAGGCGCTCAGACAGACACGGGAGTTTGCCGAGCGGCTGCAGCGCTATTCCATGGAAATGCTCATGATGCAGGGGGCGCAGGCACCGTTTATCCATGAAGAACATGCACGCGCCACCATGCGCATAATGGAGCGCATAGGGCTTGCCATGTTCGACACCTCTCTGGCAGGCGAAGGGGGTATGCGTGAGGCGGACTTCGGCACTCTGCCCCTGCCCGCGTCCATGGCCGGGCCACAAACTGGCAAAAGGCCCGGTCCATGGCCGGGTGACGATTCGGGCGGGCGGCTCCATGGTCTGCCTCATGGTCTGCCAGACGATCTGTCCGCTGGCCTGACGGATGACCTGCCCTCTGGCCAACCGGATGACCGAAGTGGACCGCATGCTGGCAGACAGCACAGCGAGGACATCATGGACGCGGTACTGCGCACCATGCGTCTTCTGGACAGGTAAACGGCAAGGCAGCGCCGGGGGAAAGGCATATCCCAAGCAAAGCGGGCGGCAGCGCGTAATGCACCACCGCCCGACTCTCATTCGCTTACAGGGTCTTTTCCGCAACCGTTCGCACCTTCCGCCTTACGGCGGAATCACACCCCAGTACCGCCGCAGCGGCTAAAAAGGTGTTGAAAAACGTACCCTACGGCGATGCTGCGAAAATGAATGCTCACTAAAGTCCGCTAAACCATCACATCCAGATTTTCGCCCAGCCCCTGCACAGCCATAGGGGTTTCCGTTTTGGCACCGGCCTGCGGCTCGGGCCGGGCAAGCCTGTTCTGGTCCTGAACGCCGGTCTGATTCTCTGCCTGCGCCATGCGCTGCATTTCCATTACGTTAAAGGCACCTTCCGCGCCGCCCTTCATAGAACCTATATCCATTATACTTCTCCTGTGTCTCCTGTTTCCGGTCATCCCCGGCATACCCGCCGCAGCGGGGATACATATGGATGAACGCCGAAAAGCATGCGTAAAAAAGAATCACCTACCACACCATAACATTAGGCTTATCGGCCAACTTGACTTTCCCTTTAGGGGAAAAAGAAAAAAAACAGCCGTCGCCTGCATTTTCTCCCCCCGGGCACATGGCCACGCAAATCGGAAAAGGAGTGCAATCGGTTGCCGTTTACAGTAGGATATGTTGTAAAGGCACCCATTTAACACGCTGCTTTACAACCATGTTTCAACTCTGTCATGAGGAGGCGGAAATGTTGCTACCCGAAAAGGAGGCAAGGATGAAAATTTGCCCGTTTCTCAAGACATCGGACGACAAGATGAAATTCTGCATCGGGCAGGACTGCATGATGTGGCACTTTAAAAACCCGCAGCGAAACGATGAAAACGACCCCGGCTATTGCGGACTGGCGGGAAAACCCGCCGGAGCCATGTAGCCGTCATAAGGCCGATAATACCCCATGTCTGAACAACCGGAAAACACTGACCACTTCCCCGCAGAAGAAAACAAGACACCTTTGGAACAGTTACGGCGCAGCTTTTCGCGTCAGGGGCTGTACGGCTACTTCCTCATCGTACTGCTGCTGCTTGCCCTGTACCTTATGTACGGGCTCATACGGCCCTTCCTGCACACTGTTATCCTGTCCATCGTGGTTGCAGCCTGTTTTTCTCCGCTCTACACGCGCGTGCTGAACCGATTCGGCAACAGGGAAATTCCGGCCGCGGCAGCCGTCATGGGTGTGCTGGTTATCTGCTTTGCCCTGCCGGTAGCCGTTTTTCTCTCCGGCCTCATACCGCAGACGCTGGACAGCATCCGTGCCGTGAACCACTGGCTGGGCGTAACGGACTTTGATTCCCTGCTCCAGCAAACACACATAGAGCCTGCCATAGCGTGGCTGCAGGCCAAACTGCCGTTCGTGGACCCGGTGGAACTGGACCTTAAGCACAACATAACCCTGCTCTCCAAGACCGTGGGGCAAAACGTCATCTCCTTTGCCACCACAGCACTGGGAGATACGGTGACATTCTTCTTCCACTTCCTGCTCATGCTGCTGATCATCTTCTTCCTGCTCAAGGACGGCAAAAAGATGCTGGCGGCGGTAAAATACCTGTGCCCCATGCGAGAGGAACAGGAAGACCACATCATCAACACCCTGCGTCAGGTTTCGCGCTCCGTGCTGGTGGGGGGGCTGCTGGTGGCCGTGCTGCAAGGCATAGTGGGCGGCCTTGGCCTTGCCTTTGTGGGCATTCCGGCTCTTTTCTGGGGAACGGTGATGGGATTCTGCTCCCTTATTCCCGTCATCGGCACAGGGCTGGTGTGGATTCCCGCCTCACTCTACCTGCTCATCATGGGCGAGTGGCAGAACGCCCTGTTCCTCACCCTGTGGTGCGCCCTGCCCGTTGCCGCCATAGACAGTTTTCTGCGCCCCTACTTCATGCGCGACAGCGCAGGCGTTTCCGTTTTCTTCATCTTCATGTCCATTCTCGGCGGCATAAAGGCCTTCGGCATGCTGGGCATTCTCTACGGTCCGCTGATCCTGAGCTTCACCATGGTCATGCTCACCATCTACGGAGAAGAATTTTCGGACGTGCTGGGCGACAAGCCCGCCAGCGCCAAGTAGCTGCCCCCGGAACCACAGCAATCCATGCGTTAACACGTAAACAGGACACCACAGGCTGCCGCCACGGTGCCCCTTTCACCCATATTTGCCCACGCTAAAGGGGCCGGACAGCTTGTGCTGCCCGGCCCCGCAGATAGCTGATAAACCGTGTCTTTTCGAAAAGACAGATTTCTGTAAAGCCGGGCCTGAAATCAAAAAACGGATGTACCTCGCTTATGCGGGGTGCAGGGGCCGCTTGGTCCCTGCCCGCCGGAGGCGAAAAAACTCAAGAACTCCTTTCATCATGCTGAAGGGCCGGACAGCTTGCGCTGCCCGGCCCTGCTCATATCAGTCGCAAAGCGGTTCCGGAACTAATCGACCAGAGCACCCTGCAGTTCGTCGGTGGTGAAATCCCACACCACGTTGTGGGGTGCCAGCTTTTCCTTCATCATGAAGGCGGGAAGCTGGTCATGCTCCTTGGTAAAGCCTGCAGCGCGGTTGAAGGCAAGCTCATCCTTCAGGGTATTTATGCCCAGTGCGCCAAAGTCGTCGGGAGTGAAGTTAATGCCGTGACGGGCAGAAACCATGTCGCAGATTACCTGTGCGGCATCCGCCGTATCCAGCACTGCAAAGGCCACAAAGAGGCACAGACCAAGGCTGTCCACAGTGGCGGTGGCAATCTGCAGGGCCTTGGAGGTTTCCACCTGCCCAGCCTTGCCCAGCGGGTTCACATCGCCGCCCACCTTGAGCAGGTTCTGGCAGATGGCGTATCCTGCGGTATGGTCCGCACCCATGGTCGTGGTGGCGTAGGTTACGCCGATACCCTTTGCCGCACGGGGGTCGTAAGCGGGCATGGACTGTCCCTTCACGGTGGGCACGCGGTCCACGCCGAATGCCTGCGCCGCAAAGTCCACACCGCTGCCGACAATCTTGCCGAGGTAGTCCTTCTTGTCCAGCATGCGGTACACCAGCTTGTGGGCCGCTTCACCATCGCCCCACGGAATGACGCCGCCGTCCATGGCAATGGCCACGGTGTTGCCGGTTTCGATGGTGTCCACGCCAAGGTCATCGCAGGCACGGTCAAGAGCCGCAATCTGATCGATATCCTTGATCAGGGCGTTGCCGCCAAAGGCCCACACGGTTTCATACTCAAAACCGGAGGTAACGTATTCGCCCTTTTCGTCCACATAGTTCTGCGAGCACTGGATGATGCAGCCCGCATGGCAACCTTCCTTGGTCTTGCCGCCGCGCTTGGTGATAAACTCGGCGATTTTCTCGCCGGAGATATCAGAAGCGTGCGCACAGCGGCCATCACGGAAGTTCTTGGTGGGAAACGCTCCGGCTTCGTTGACAATGTTCACCAGCACGGCGGTGCCGAACGCAGGCAGGCCTTCGCCGGTGACGGGGTGGCTGCGCAGAATTTCTGCCCAGCGCTTGGAGGCAATCTTGAACTTTTCTTCATCGGCGTAGGCAAAACGCTCGCCATCCGTATCGTCCACCACAATGGCCTTCACCTTCTTGGAGCCCATCACGGCACCCAGACCGCCGCGACCGGCTGCTCGGGCGGGACGTCCCCACGGGTCGGAAAACTGGATGGATGCGGCCGTCAGGCAGGCTTCGCCAGCGGGTCCGATAAGCATGCCGCAGGCCTTTTTGCCGTACTTGTCCAGAATGTAGCCCATGGAGTCATACGTGCCCTTGCCGGTGATGGCGGCGGCATCTTCAAACTTCACGCCGTCTTTGGTGATAATGATATTGCAGAAGGGAGCATCATCGGCGGGCTTGTCTTCCAGCACCATGGCAAGAATATCCAGACGGGCCAGCTTCTGGCAAAAGGAACCACCGGAGTTGGATTCCTTGATGGTGCCTGTGAGCGGAGATTTGGCCCCTACGGAGATACGCCCCGAGTTTGCGGCGGCAGTGCCGGAAAGTGTGCCTATGGCAGCGACAAGCTTGTTGTCGCCACTCAGGGCGTGCACATCGGCAGGCACTTCGTTCAGGATAAGGCGCGAGGTCAGACCCCGGCCGCCCAGCCCTGCGTACTGACCCGGTTCTTCATAACGGAAGGTGCGATCCTTCGTATTCACTCTGAGAATCTTTGACATGGCGTATACCCTCTTGGCCTATGCGGCATTTACTGCGATGCACATTTGCACCACAGTCCGATTATGCAATTGCTCCCATGGAAAACATGGGATACATACGAAAGTGAGTGCAGAATATGCCATTTTTCTGCAATCATCCACAAATAATTCGACTTTTTCCTCTATCTGACTCGGTTATATATAGTTAGCCTGAAATCAGAGAAAGACAAATTCGAACCATAAACTACCAGGAATAACTTTTATGGACATCTCTATTCGAACGGATGCGGAAGGCATGAACCACTGGGCCGGCATCATGCAGCACGGTGTGGTGGTGGAATCTCCGGTGGGCGGCACGGTGCGGTATGTGCTGGAAACAGGGTTCGACTTTGCCCACGGCTACGTGGAAGACAGGATTAAGACCGTATTCATCGACGGGATGCCGGTGGACAACATAGACACCGCCGTGGTGCACGACGGGGCACGCATGGGGCTGGCTGCAGCCCTGCCCGGTGCCGCAGGCATTGCCATGCGCCGCAACAGCCCCTACGCCGCACTGCGCGGTGATATAACGCGCGGCGCAGAAGCTGAAGAAGAAATCGTGCCCGGACACATAACCCTGCTGCTCTTCAACCTCATCATGGTGGAGAAAGGCGCACAGTTTCTGTCGCAGGGCGTGCAAACGACCGGATACCGTTTCGGCAGAATGCTCGCGGAACACCCTGCCACCGCCGCCCTGCTTGCAGACGCGCCTTCCGTTGCCGCAGAAAACTGTAAACGGCAGGAGCTGCTCGACTGGGCACAAAAAAACCCGGAAGCGAGCATACGCCTCCGGGTTGCCATTGCGGAATAACAAGACAGCGAAAAACCGGACTCCCCGCGCGGGTTAGTCCTGTCCACGCTCATAGCCGGGAAGCACGATAGAGGAAGCATCCTTGTTCATGCCTGCACCCTTGGGGCAGTCCTTCTGCAAATAACAGATTTCGCAGGCTCCCTTGAAGGGAAAGTGGGTTATCACGGCAAAACGGCGGGAAAGAGCCGTGGCATCGGCATTGTACGGACAGCCCTCTTCCTCCAGAGCCTCCACAAGACCGTCCGTGGGCTTGGGCGCGGGAGCGCATCCGGCATCCTGCACCTCCGGCAGCACCTGGTTCACGGCGCACATCACCATAACCTGCGCTAGGCTACCCGCAAGAAACGCGCTGGAAGGCGAGGTATCCCACACTCCGTCCACATCGGCTTCCACAGATTCATCCAGCCACACGGCAAGGTACTGAATCTTGCCCACCTTGAGCTTGCGGACATGGAGGCGCGGTGCCCACGATTCCCAGAACTGCGTCATCATTTCCATGGTGTTGCCGTCCACACGGTTCTCCTGACTCACGCTCATGAGCAGTTCCATGTCCAGATACGGACGCACTTCCACCACTTCGCTCGTATATTCGCTCATACTCGTCCCCGGCTTGCTGTTAGCGGACCGTTAAAAAGGCACCCGCGGGAAAGGACCGTCCTGCATTCCGTGCGGTTTCACCACGCACCGGTCCGGACTTCTTCCTGCGGTTCAGTTGTGCCGTTTTCAAACGGCCTGCGAGAATGGAATCATCTACAGGCTGTACTCTCTGATTGGGGGTGACTTTGCGGTATTCCGGGGTCCGCGTCAAGTAATCACGGGCAATCGCGGCATTCCGCCGGAAGGAACAGACAGCACGTGCGCTTTACTTCCCCCCTCTCCTGCCGTAGTATCTGCCAAGGGAGAACGGCCTGTTATGGTCTGCCACAGACTGTGACGGTCAGCAGGCCGAACCCGCTCCCGGCGCGTCCGCATCGGACACCCCCATGCAGCAGAGGACCCCATGGCAGAATCTTCCATTATTCCGCAAAACAAGCAGCTGCCGGGCATGCTCACCATTGTTCCGCAGCGCCATGTGGGACTGGAGGACGTGCGCAGGCCCATGTTCAGCAGGCCTTACACCACGTTCCGGGATGATACGGAAATCATCATAGGCGACATGGTTTCCGATGCGCAGCGGCGGCACATGGCCGGATTTTCTTCCCGGCTCCGCGCAGGGCAGCTGCCCCAGCATGGCCCGCTGGCGATACAGACTCCGCTTGCCGCACCGGAAAGAGCCACCGGCAGCATTCTGGACACTTCCTCATAATCCATCGGCGGCAGCAGCCGCCTTCCACGCATAAAGGAGAAGACATGAGCAAGGGATACAAGCTCCCCGCGAGAATCCGCTACGAGTACGAAATTAAGCCTGACGCGGCTCTCGAATACGCTCACGGCGTGTGGGGTGGTGTGAACCCCCACGGCGAAGTGGAAATGAACTTTTACACAGAAAGTGACAAGCTGCCCTCCTTTTCAGAACGCATTATCTCCCCGGACGGCTCCATTGGGCATGAGATCATTCCTGCAGAGGGTGAACAGAAGGCGGTAACGCGCAACGTGCATTCACGCATTGTCATGAATTACAATACCGCCCGCGCCCTGTATGAGTGGCTGGATGAAAAACTCTCTGCGCTGGAAGCGGAATGGGAAGCGGCTGGCACGGGCCCCATGTTCGACGGCCCGGGCAGCGGAGGTCTGGAGCAGTAGCCATACCGCAGCCCGCTCCAGAAGAGCTTTTGACTGCGCGACTGAAATGAGCTTGGCAAAATTTTGCCACAACGCCTGATAGAGATTCCGGCAAATATTCGGACAGATGTTCCGGCAGATATTCCGGCAGAAAGCCTGACAGATCGCTCCACAGGGCATCCGGCATAACAAAAGGCCGGTGCCCTGTTTTATTGCCGTGTACGCTGTCCTTTCCTGCGGATAAGGCGCAGCAACGGGTCCAGCAGAGAAGGAGCCGCCACACGCGCCGCAACAGCATACGCAAGGCCGAACACGCCAAAGCTGGCCGCAAGCGACCAGAACGCTCCCCACAGCGGAGCCTGCGGCATAAACGCAGACACCATATCCGCCACACGCCACGCCCCTATGGCGGCAGGCAGGCAGCACAGCGCAGCAACGGCAAAAAC containing:
- a CDS encoding PAS domain-containing protein, with product MADTSSFSLSGNHSLEQRLRHLEEQARFTLDVLEMASTLGDFQTSINKLHEPTALLEETILRIGELVHFPVSAFYLVDEASSDFVLSLCRPSDFADELEAEVRQLIDNGVFSLAVRENRPITVYSRDNRYRLVLHVLATTSRTRGMFVGLMPKGERNLSGILLSLLSIVLKHCANAIESFELYRLVRQGEREPREALESLPVAVFDVAGDGGVVYANSCARRLAVAAGAWGALPLGLAGDDHMAGFGLHLLVVPEDRPVLQSLLESSRAGELPEGTTLRLAVAADAEQAWAAVHACAIPEQFPATRVRCVFSPLEKPAEPKGGKGL
- a CDS encoding HDOD domain-containing protein yields the protein MMGTLSLAALKAGMRLTADVMDRNGRKLLSGGELLTEQSLRVMKIWGVTEAQVDGAGQDGEEAGLPDEISPEVYEAARHRTAERFRHNDEALPVVQELMRLCTMRLARRVAERQAEGADNPLGVLDEPVVPKPGIPQPAPVEAQALMQEDMKLGSLPSVFHKLVEVVNDSRSSATDVAEVIANDTDLAARLLRIVNSPFYGLRARIDTISRATAIIGSNQLVSLAMGVSVISSFKGVPHALVSMRHFWEHSIACGVAARILASHHRAPNTERFFVAGILHDIGRLVIYKRLPDHASHLLYVAQQRGSLVHQCEKEVVGFTHDRLAGMLLKAWKCPVSLEKNVRYHHLPGMAHNTLEAALMSVADVLANALEMGTSGERLVPVLDPAAWEALGLPVSLLWQTAVQMDYQVAEIVRLMEVDG
- a CDS encoding CvpA family protein, whose product is MNALDITFIVITGFFLIRGLFRGLITEMGAIVGVIGGFLAANAYYAQAAPYVSTVIADSAWAGIAAYAGIFIGVIIGTSLLAAILHKLIGATPAAWLDHFSGLLLGGVKGVLICTVLLACITYFMPNADFVYNSQTAPYLQQTTAFLRQFMPERLY
- the mazG gene encoding nucleoside triphosphate pyrophosphohydrolase, which gives rise to MNKTTLPEAVTALQNVIEKLIGPDGCPWDKEQTPQSLCDYLLEETFELVDAIRAGKIVDVREELGDVMFLMLFISRLYECQGFSLSDSINENAAKMIRRHPHVFDDASVSSVADVWANWERIKRSEKKVGEENAPQRPKGTFDSLPKGLPPLLKAYRLNSKAARIGFTWPDDAGVERQLDAEWQEFRDTCASGDTQAQEREFGDILFTMVEFGRRKGLKANAALNMTNLKFLERFERMEALARERGLQFADLSFEAMDALWNEVKIESADPARTSPQGPAS
- a CDS encoding AI-2E family transporter codes for the protein MSEQPENTDHFPAEENKTPLEQLRRSFSRQGLYGYFLIVLLLLALYLMYGLIRPFLHTVILSIVVAACFSPLYTRVLNRFGNREIPAAAAVMGVLVICFALPVAVFLSGLIPQTLDSIRAVNHWLGVTDFDSLLQQTHIEPAIAWLQAKLPFVDPVELDLKHNITLLSKTVGQNVISFATTALGDTVTFFFHFLLMLLIIFFLLKDGKKMLAAVKYLCPMREEQEDHIINTLRQVSRSVLVGGLLVAVLQGIVGGLGLAFVGIPALFWGTVMGFCSLIPVIGTGLVWIPASLYLLIMGEWQNALFLTLWCALPVAAIDSFLRPYFMRDSAGVSVFFIFMSILGGIKAFGMLGILYGPLILSFTMVMLTIYGEEFSDVLGDKPASAK
- a CDS encoding aldehyde ferredoxin oxidoreductase family protein, translated to MSKILRVNTKDRTFRYEEPGQYAGLGGRGLTSRLILNEVPADVHALSGDNKLVAAIGTLSGTAAANSGRISVGAKSPLTGTIKESNSGGSFCQKLARLDILAMVLEDKPADDAPFCNIIITKDGVKFEDAAAITGKGTYDSMGYILDKYGKKACGMLIGPAGEACLTAASIQFSDPWGRPARAAGRGGLGAVMGSKKVKAIVVDDTDGERFAYADEEKFKIASKRWAEILRSHPVTGEGLPAFGTAVLVNIVNEAGAFPTKNFRDGRCAHASDISGEKIAEFITKRGGKTKEGCHAGCIIQCSQNYVDEKGEYVTSGFEYETVWAFGGNALIKDIDQIAALDRACDDLGVDTIETGNTVAIAMDGGVIPWGDGEAAHKLVYRMLDKKDYLGKIVGSGVDFAAQAFGVDRVPTVKGQSMPAYDPRAAKGIGVTYATTTMGADHTAGYAICQNLLKVGGDVNPLGKAGQVETSKALQIATATVDSLGLCLFVAFAVLDTADAAQVICDMVSARHGINFTPDDFGALGINTLKDELAFNRAAGFTKEHDQLPAFMMKEKLAPHNVVWDFTTDELQGALVD